A stretch of Triticum aestivum cultivar Chinese Spring chromosome 1D, IWGSC CS RefSeq v2.1, whole genome shotgun sequence DNA encodes these proteins:
- the LOC123181089 gene encoding UDP-xylose transporter 1 has translation MSSDGGGSQMGVAGALGLSVTSSVAIVICNKYLMSTLKFYFATTLTSWHLLVTFCTLHIAQRLRFFEPKPIDAQTVISFGFLNGISIGLLNLCLGFNSVGFYQMTKLAIIPFTMLLETIFLSKKFSQSIKASLMVLLLGVGIASVTDLQLNLLGSIIAVLTIAATCVCQILTNQIQRRLKVSSTQLLYQSSLYQSAVLLITGPFVDKLLTKKDVFAFEYTFEVVVFILMSCGIAVSVNFSTFLVIGTTSPVTYQVLGHLKTCLILSFGYVLLKDPFTLRNLAGILIAIFGMGLYSFFSVSESRKKTEGATLPVNTQMSEKDSAPLLGTKTSPWQESNGVENFDDVPRTAKSAFSRQLNP, from the exons ATGTCGTCCGACGGCGGGGGCTCCCAGATGGGCGTCGCCGGCGCGCTGGGCCTCTCGGTCACGTCGTCAGTAGCCATTGTTATTTGCAACAAGTACCTCATGAGCACCCTCAAGTTCTACTTCG CGACGACACTGACGAGCTGGCACTTGCTGGTGACCTTCTGCACGCTTCACATAGCGCAGCGCCTGCGCTTCTTCGAGCCAAAGCCAATCGACGCGCAGACTGTCATCTCCTTTGGGTTTCTCAATGGAATCTCCATTGGCCTCCTCAACCTTTGCCTTGGCTTCAACTCAGTGGGCTTCTACCAG ATGACCAAGCTGGCTATTATACCGTTCACCATGCTCTTGGAGACCATCTTTCTGAGCAAGAAGTTCAG CCAGAGCATCAAGGCCTCTCTCatggtcctcctcctgggagttggCATCGCATCGGTCACCGATCTCCAGCTCAATCTCCTCGGCTCCATCATCGCAGTGCTCACCATCGCTGCGACCTGTGTCTGCCAGATC CTGACCAACCAAATCCAGAGGAGGCTCAAGGTGTCTTCCACTCAGCTACTGTACCAGTCCTCCCTGTACCAATCCGCTGTGCTGCTCATCACCGGCCCCTTCGTCGACAAGCTCCTGACAAAGAAGGACGTCTTCGCGTTCGAGTACACATTCGAAGTCGTG GTGTTCATCCTGATGTCGTGCGGGATCGCGGTGTCCGTCAACTTCAGCACCTTCCTGGTGATCGGCACGACGTCGCCAGTGACGTACCAGGTGTTGGGCCACCTCAAGACGTGCCTCATCCTCTCCTTCGGCTACGTCCTCCTCAAAGACCCCTTCACGCTCCGCAACCTCGCCGGCATCCTCATCGCCATCTTCGGCATGGGCCTCTACTCCTTCTTCTCCGTCTCCGAGAGCAGGAAGAAGACCGAGGGCGCAACGTTGCCCGTCAACACCCAG ATGAGCGAGAAGGATTCGGCACCGCTCCTTGGCACAAAAACCTCGCCGTGGCAGGAGAGCAACGGCGTGGAGAACTTTGACGACGTGCCACGGACCGCGAAGAGCGCGTTTAGCCGGCAGCTGAACCCGTAG